DNA sequence from the Deltaproteobacteria bacterium genome:
AGAGCGCGGCGGTTTGCGCGGGGTCCATGGCGGGCTCAGCCCTTGAGGTCGGCCAGATCATCCACGTTGATGGACTTCCGGCTGCGGTAGACGGTGAGGACGATGGAGAGCGCCACGGCCGCCTCGGCGGCGGCGAGCCCGATGATGAAGAGCACGGCGATTTGCCCCGTGGCGGGGTTCTTCACGGCGAAGCGGCTGTAGCCGAGGAAGCTCAGGCTGGCCGCGTTGAGCATGAGCTCGACGCCGATCAGGATGCCGATCAGGTTGCGCCGCGAGAGGACGCCGTAGAGCCCGATGCAGAAGAGCGCGAGAGCGAGCAGGGAGAAGGTCTGAAGGTTCACGCCTTGGGTTCCTTACGCGCGATGGCGATCGCCCCGACGATGGCCATGAGCAGGATGATCGAGAGGGCCTCGAAGATCAGGTTGTACTCGTTCAGGAGCGCGCGTCCGATGGCCGGCACCGACCCGTCGCCGGCCACGCCGCTCGGCAGGATGGCCACCGGGTGCCGCGCGATCGTGAGGCCCAGCGCGAGGAAGAAGCCGAGCGCGCCGATGGAGGCGAGGAAGTGGCGTAGCAGCCGCGCGGGCTTGGTCTGTGCCGAGATCGAGTAGGAGAGCATCACCGCGAAGACCATCGCGACGCTGATCCCACCGATGTAGATCAGCACCTCCATCGCGGCGAGAAAGGGGCTACCGAGGCTGAGAAAGAGCCCCGCCACGCCGAGGAGCGAGATGGCCAGGCCGAAGATGGCGTGCAGCACGTTTCTCAGGCTCGCGGCGAGAAGCCCTCCGCCGAGCACCATGCCGAAGAAGATCCAGGCGACCGAGTGCAACATCGGCGCGAACCATACGCCCAACCGATGGAGCGGAAAAGAGTGTTGAGTGGGTTCCTGCGACGGTCGCGTGGCCTCGCGGAGGCGCGCACGCTAGAGGGCGACGGAGCGCGGGCAAGCTCGGGCCGCGATGGCCGCCTCCACGGGCCGACGAGGGAGGACGCGAGCCCGGAGAGCAATAAAAACAGTCACATAACAAAGACATAGGACAGTCGAGCGAGTTTTCTCGACGGGGAATTTGCCGCCCGATCCGCAATGGCGTATTCGAGTAGTTGAAGAAACTACATGTAGGACAACTCGCTACAAGGCAAAGAAGTAGGGGATAACAGCGAGTTACAGAAGACGGAGGGACGCCATGAGGACCTGGACACGTTGGACGGCGCTGTTATGGGCCACGCTCGGAGCGGGTTGCGCGGGGAGCCTGGAGATCTGGGACCCGCCGAGCACCGAGACGGAGACGAGCTTCGCCCCGAGCGGCGTGAGCTCGGAGCGTCGGCCGGGCCTGACCTCCTCGGGAGATCGCGCGCCGGAGCCGCTCGGCCGCGTCACCTGCGCGATCCCTCCGCAGTGGAGTTATCCGCACCTCCTCGAGGAGGGGGCGACGGTGACCTCCTCGTACGACGGCCAGAGGCTCTGCCTGGGTGCGGAGGCGCAGGGGCAGCACCTCTGCCACTGGACGAAGCTCTTCGACCGGCGCACCCGCGCGGTGCAGGCCTGCTACGAGCTCGCGCTCCAGGCCGCTGAGCAGCAGGGGTTGCGAGCGGTCCGCGGCGCGGCGGATCAATGGAAGGAGCTTCGCGAGCAGATGCTGCCGCCGGACTGGCAGCCCGGCGCGAGCGAAGGGTCCCGCTCCTCCTTCTCCCACTGGGTGGCGCTGATGGCCAACGGGGGCCGACCGATGGCCGCGAGCTCCGAGCCCCTCTGCTTCCTCACGAAGGCCGAGGACGGGCCCGCGGTGCAGACGGAGTCCATCGTCTCGTCGCTGCGATGGGCCTGGCAGGCGCAGCTCGCCGAGGAGAAGCGCGTGCTCGACCTGCTGCAGCAGGGCCTGAGAGTCGAGCTCCCCGAGCAAGCCACCTCTCTGGAGGTGCGGGTGGAACTCCAGGAGGAAGAGCTCCTCGCGCCGCCGGCGACCGACAAGCGCTGCGTCTTCCTGCCTCTCGCGGACTGAGCTAGGCCTTCCCGTCGAGCGAGGCTGGCGCAGCCTCCACGGCCGCCTTGGGCTCGACGGCGGGCTTGGCCTTGGCCGCCTTCTCCGCCGCCGCCTTCTCCGCCTCCCGGCGGGCCTGCTCGAGGTAGGCCGCTTCCTGGTCGCGATACTCCGTGAGCAGATCGTAGATGAAGGCGTCGCGACGGTAGCCCGCCTCGTCGTAGCGCTTGGACCAGGTGAGCGTCGTCGTCGGACAGACGTCGATGCAGAGGCCACAGGTGCTGCAGAGCGAGTAGTCCACGGTGAACGTGGTGGCGCGCTTGCGCTTGAGCCCCTCGGGCTTCTCCCCTTCGATGTGGATGCAGAACGAGGGGCAGATCTCCACGCACTGCATGCAGGCCACGCAGTCGTGCGTCTTTGTCTCGGGGAAGCGGACCAGCGCGATCGCGCTCCGGTAGGCCGCGGAGAGCTCGGGCTTCTCGCGCGGGTACTGCAGCGTGACGGGGCGCCGGAAGAGGTGCCGGATGGTCACCCCGAGGCCCACGAGGAGCGAGATGAAGCCGCCAACGAGGCGTCGCAGGTACTTCACGGCACCACCTTCATGACCACCGCCGTGACCAGCAGGTTGGCGATGGCGAGGGGGATGAGGACGATCCAGGCGAAGTTCATGAGCTGGTCGAAGCGGAGCCGCGGGAAGGTCCAGCGGAACCACATGACCAGGAAGATCACGAAGTACGCCTTCAGGAAAAACCAGTGCGGCCCGGCGGCGAGCAGCGGGATCCCTTGGCCCCACGCGCCCAGGTACTGCCCTGGCCCGAGGTAGCCGCCGAGGAAGAGCGTGGTCGCCACCATCGCCACCACGATCAGGTTCGAGTACTCCGACAGCATGAAGAGGGCGAAGCCCATCCCCGAGTACTCGGTGTGAAAGCCGGCCACGAGCTCGCTCTCGGCCTCGGGGATGTCGAAGGGGGCCCGGTTCGTCTCGGCCACCCCGGCGATGAGATAGATGAGAAACGCTACCGGCTGGAGGACCACGAAGGGGAGCTGCCGCTGCGCCTCGGTGATGGTGACGAGGCTCATGCTGCGCGCCATCAGCACCACCGAGAGAGCCGCCAGGATGAGCGGGATCTCGTAGGCGATGGCCTGCGCCACGGCCCGCATCGCGCCGAGCAGGGCGTATTTGTTGTTCGAGGACCAGCCGGCCATGAAGATGCCGAGCAGGCCGAGTCCGCCGAAGGTGAAGACCAGGATTAGCCCCACGTTGAAGTCGTGGAGCACCCAGTTCCTCGAGATGGGGAAGAGCGAGACGCCGGCCATCACGGGCAGGAAGACCACGATGGGCGCGGCGAGGAAGAGCGGCTTGTCCACGAGGCGCGGCGTGATGATCTGCTTGCTCAGCAGCTTGATGATGTCGACCACGGACTGCAGGAGGCCGGCGAAGCCCACCTCCGTCGGGCCGAGGCGCCGCTGGAAGCGCGCGGAGACCTTCCGCTCGAGCCAGACGAGCATCATGGCGTTGACGGTCAGGTAGCCCATGATGGCCGCGACCGCGAGGCCCAGCGCGAGCCAGATATTCGGGACGAGCTCGGTGAGCGGCGTCGGTGCGGGCATCAGCGGTCGATCTCCGGCAGTACGATGTCCACGCTCCCGAGAATGGCGATCGTGTCGGCCACCATGGTCCCCGGCAGCATCTCGGGCGCCGCGGAGAGGTTCGAGAAGGAGGGGGTGCGCAGCTTGAGGCGCGAGGGGATGTCGGAGCCGTCGCTCACCAGGTACATGCCGAAGTGCCCGCGCGCGGATTCGACGGCGAAGTAGTACTCGCCCGCGTCGGGGCGGAAGCGCTTCTTCGGCTTCTCCGGCATGATCGGCCCGGCGGGGATCTGCTTCACCGCCTGCTCGATGATGCGGCAGGACTGGAGCATCTCCTCCATGCGCACCTCGAAGCGGGCGAAGTTGTCTCCGGCCTCGCGCACGGGGATCTCGAAGTCGAAGCGGTCGTAGATGCCGTATGGCTCGTCCCGGCGCACGTCGTAGCGCACCCCCGAGGCGCGCAGACAGGGGCCGGTCAGCGCGTAGCGCAGCGCGAGGTCCTTGCCGATCACTCCCACCCCTTCCGAGCGGCGGCGGAAGATCACGTTGTCTCCGACGAGCGCCCAGTACTCGGGCATGCGCTTGCGCAGCCGCTCGACGAAGGCGGTCGTCTGGTCGAGAAAGGTCTGGTCCACGTCCTGCGTCACGCCGCCGAAGCGCCCGTAGCAGTAGGTGAGGCGCGCGCCCGTCACGCGGTCGAGAATCGAGAGGATCTCCTCCCGATCGTCGAAGGTGTAGAGGAAGGGGGTGATCCCGCCCAGGTCGAGGAGAAAGGTCCCGAGCCAGAGCAGGTGGCTCGAGACGCGGTTGAGCTCGCTCGTGATGACGCGGATGTACTCGGCGCGCTCGGGGACCTGGATCTCCAGCGCCTTCTCCATCATCTGGCAGTAGGCGAAGTTGTAGATCATCCCCGAGAGGTAATCGACGCGCGAGGTGTTGGGCAGGAACATGATGTAGTTCCTGTTCTCGGCCATCTTCTCGTGCGCGCGGTGCGCGTAGCCGATCACCGCCTCGGCCTCCAGGATCTCCTCGCCGCGGAGCTTGAGCACCAGCCGGAGCACCCCGTGCATGCTCGGGTGCTGCGGGCCCATGTTCAGGTAATAGACCTCGCCGTCGGCCTCGGTCGAGGTGTCGCCGGCGCTAGGAATGTCCATGGGCCTTTTCCTTGGCCGGCGCCTCGCTCCCCTCGTCCATGCGGCCGAAGTCCTTGAGGAGCGCGTGGAAGGTCGCGTCCTCGGGCAGGAGCAGCCGTTTCAGATTCGGGTGACCCGCGAAGCGCACGCCGAACATGTCGAAGACCTCGCGCTCGTTCCAGTCCGCCGCGGAGTAGATCGACGTGATGCTGGGCGCCTCCTCTCCGGGGTCCACGTTTGCCGCCACGCGGTGTCGGTCGGCCGGTCCGAAGACGTTGAAGGTATAGATGAGGCGCAGCTTGCCGGTCTGCGCGCGCTCGTCGAGGCAGGTCAGCATCTCGAGGAAGTAGCCGTGGTCCGCGAAGAGCCGCGCCACGCGCGGGAGGGCCTCGGCGCTCACGGTGTACGTGGCGTGGAGGCCGTGCTTGGCGTAGGCGGGGGCCCCTTGCTCGAGGAGCAGGCCGCTTTCCGTCAAGGCCTGGGCGAGCGGCGCCGTCATCCCGCGAACCTCGGCCCGGCCTTGATCTTCTCCTGCAGCTTGAGAATGCCGGCGATGAGCGCCTCGGGGCGGGGCGGGCAGCCGGGGATGTAGACGTCCACCGGGATGATCTTGTCCGCGCCCTCGACGATGGCGTACTGGTTCGGGTACTTGAAGGGGCCGCCGTCGATGGTGCAGCCCCCCATGGCGATGGCCCACTTCGGGGCCGGCATCTGGTCCCAGAGGGCGCGGATCACGGGGGCCATCTTCTTCGAGATGGTCCCGGCGAAGATCATCACGTCGGCCTGGCGGGCGCTCGGCCGGAAGACGCCGCAGCCGAAGCGGTCCAGGTCGTACTTGGCGGCCCCCGCGGCCATCATCTCGATGGCGCAGCAGGCCAGGCCGAAGGTGAGCGGCCAGAGCGAATTCGCGCGCGCGGCGTTCAGGAGGTCGTCCAGCACGTGCAGGCGCACGTAGGGGGCGGCCTGCGCCAGGAGGTCGGCTTGCTGCTCTTTCAGTCCCACTTGAAGACTCCCTTCCGCCAGGCGTAGACGATGGCGAGCGAAAGAATCCCCAAGAAGATGGCCACCTCGGCGAGGTCGCGCAACCCGAACTCGGGCCGGTCGTACACGAGCGCGATGGGAAAGAGATAGAGGATGTCCACCTCGAAGGCCACGAAGATGAGCGCAAAGAGGTAGAAAGCCATGCTGAACCGCACCCAGGCGGTGCCGATGGTCTCTACGCCGCACTCGTAGGTCTCGTCGGTCTGCTTCCCGTGATAGCGCGGGCTGATGAGCCGCGGCAGGAGGAGCGGGAGCATGCCGATGGCGGCTCCGAGGACGAGGAGCCCACCCAAGAGCCGGAAGTCACCTAAGGCTTGCATCCGTGATCGTCGCTCTCACTCGGTCGTCATGTCGTGCGACCTTCCCGTCGCCACCCGACCGCCCTCGTGCGTCGGCCCCAGGAGGGCCCAACCCTTGAGGTATCCTCGTACCCTTGGCATGCTTACTCCTCGACGCTGGCGAGTGCAAGGGGCAGAGTGGCCCGTCCCGCGCGGCGAGCAAGTGGCCGCAGCTCCACAGGGGGCGCACGCTTACCGCGGTCGGGCGGCGCACCCGCCGGGCCGCGAGAGGAGAGGATCATGGCGGTCAGCGCGAGCAAGGGGGCCCGAGACGGCTCTGCGGACCTCCTCGGCCAGAGCGCGGAGTACGTCGAGGAGCTCTACGCGACCTGGCGTCAGGATCCAGGGGCCGTGCCCGAGAGCTGGCGCGCCTTCTTCGCCGGGTACGAGCTCGGTCAGGCCGGGGCCCCCGGCAGCGCGGAGGGCCACGCCCAGTCGAAGCTGGCCAGCCTGATCTACGCCTACCGCAGTCAGGGGCACTGGATGGCGCACGTGAACCCGATCGCGCCGCCCCCCGGAGACCACCCGGCGCTCGCGCTCGAGGCTTTCGGCTTCACCGAGGCGGACCTGCCGCGCGTCTTCGACACGGGTCACCTCCCGGGCCCACCCCGCGCCACGCTCGGGGAGATCCTGACGCAGCTCCGCGAGACCTACTGCCGCTCGGTGGGGGTCGAGTACGTGCACATCCAGGACCGCGAGGTGCGGCGGTGGCTACAGGCCCAGATGGAGCCGGGGCGCAACCGGCCGGCCTTCCCGCGCGCGAGGCGGCTCCAGATCCTCGAGGATCTCACCGACGCCACGGCGTTCGAGCGTTTCACGCATAGCAGGTATCCGGGTCAAAAGCGGTTTTCCGTGGAGGGGGCGGAGACGCTGATCCCCGCGCTGCGCGCGCTGATCGAGCTCGCGGCGGAGCTCGGCGTAGGCGAGGTCGTGGTGGGGATGGCCCACCGGGGACGGCTCAACGTGCTGGCGAACGTCCTCGGCATGCCGCACGAGCTCATCTTCTCCGAGTTCGAGGGGAACTTCCTGCCGGACTCGGTCCACGGCGACGGGGACGTGAAGTACCACAAGGGCTACGGCTCCGAGGTCCGCACGCAGACCGGGCGGGCGGTTCACCTGAGCCTGACCGCGAACCCGAGCCACCTCGAGGCCGTGAGTCCCGTGGTGGAGGGGCGCGTGCGGGCCAAGCAGCGCCAGAAGGGGGACACCGAGACGCGTCGGGCGGTCCTGCCGCTGCTCATCCACGGGGACGCGGCCTTCGCCGGGCAGGGGATCGTGGCCGAGACGCTGAACCTGTCGCTCCTCCCCGGCTACCGCACCGGGGGGACCGTCCACCTGGTGATCGACAACCAGATCGGCTTCACCACGCTGCCCGGGGAAGCGCGCTCCACCTGCTACGCCACCGACGTGGCGAAGATGATCGAGGCGCCGATCTTCCACGTGAACGGCGAGGATCCCGAGGCGATGGTCTTCGCCACCGAGCTGGCGCTGCGGTTCCGGCAGACCTTCGGCCGCGACGTGGTGGTGGACCTGGTCTGCTACCGGCGCCACGGGCACAACGAAGGCGACGACCCGACCTACACCCAGCCGGTCATGTACGCCCGCATCGCCGAGCGGCCGCCGGTGGCCGAGCTCTATCGGCAGCAGCTCGTCGCGGCGGGGGAGCTCGGCGCCGCCGAGGCGGAGGAGCTGGCGCTGGACTACCGCGCGCGCCTGGAGCAGGCCCACGAGCTCGTGAAGAGGACGCGCACGCAGTTCCGGCCGAGGACCTTCGAGGAGCACTGGCAGGGGCTCGACGCGCCCTTCTCGTTCGCGCCCACCGACACGGGCGTCCCACGCGAGCTGCTCGGGGAGGTGGGACGCGCCCTGACCGCGGCGCCGGCCGATTTCCACCTGAACCCGAAGATCGCGCGGCGGCTCGAGGCGCAGCGCAAGGCGCTCGAGGGGGACGGCTCGGTGGACTGGGCGTTCGCCGAGGCGCTCGCGTTCGGTACGCTGCTCGCCGAGGGGACGCCCGTGCGTCTCAGCG
Encoded proteins:
- a CDS encoding NADH-quinone oxidoreductase subunit I → MKYLRRLVGGFISLLVGLGVTIRHLFRRPVTLQYPREKPELSAAYRSAIALVRFPETKTHDCVACMQCVEICPSFCIHIEGEKPEGLKRKRATTFTVDYSLCSTCGLCIDVCPTTTLTWSKRYDEAGYRRDAFIYDLLTEYRDQEAAYLEQARREAEKAAAEKAAKAKPAVEPKAAVEAAPASLDGKA
- a CDS encoding NADH-quinone oxidoreductase subunit J, whose protein sequence is MLHSVAWIFFGMVLGGGLLAASLRNVLHAIFGLAISLLGVAGLFLSLGSPFLAAMEVLIYIGGISVAMVFAVMLSYSISAQTKPARLLRHFLASIGALGFFLALGLTIARHPVAILPSGVAGDGSVPAIGRALLNEYNLIFEALSIILLMAIVGAIAIARKEPKA
- a CDS encoding 2-oxoglutarate dehydrogenase E1 component; this encodes MAVSASKGARDGSADLLGQSAEYVEELYATWRQDPGAVPESWRAFFAGYELGQAGAPGSAEGHAQSKLASLIYAYRSQGHWMAHVNPIAPPPGDHPALALEAFGFTEADLPRVFDTGHLPGPPRATLGEILTQLRETYCRSVGVEYVHIQDREVRRWLQAQMEPGRNRPAFPRARRLQILEDLTDATAFERFTHSRYPGQKRFSVEGAETLIPALRALIELAAELGVGEVVVGMAHRGRLNVLANVLGMPHELIFSEFEGNFLPDSVHGDGDVKYHKGYGSEVRTQTGRAVHLSLTANPSHLEAVSPVVEGRVRAKQRQKGDTETRRAVLPLLIHGDAAFAGQGIVAETLNLSLLPGYRTGGTVHLVIDNQIGFTTLPGEARSTCYATDVAKMIEAPIFHVNGEDPEAMVFATELALRFRQTFGRDVVVDLVCYRRHGHNEGDDPTYTQPVMYARIAERPPVAELYRQQLVAAGELGAAEAEELALDYRARLEQAHELVKRTRTQFRPRTFEEHWQGLDAPFSFAPTDTGVPRELLGEVGRALTAAPADFHLNPKIARRLEAQRKALEGDGSVDWAFAEALAFGTLLAEGTPVRLSGQDSARGTFSQRHAVWQDVTSQAPFVPLNHLREGQARFCVYNSSLSEAAVLAFEYGYALSEPRMLILWEAQFGDFANGAQVIVDQFITGAESKWERDNGLVLLLPHGYEGQGPEHSSAYLERYLQATADHNIQVCYPTTPAQYFHLLRRQVRRPFRLPLVVMTPKSMLRRKEAVSALGELADGRFQEVLDDTRDPRSVRRIVLCTGKLFWELREACERQGREDVALVRLEQLYPLHEERLTAALGRYPAATELTWAQEEPENRGAWSYIFPILLRLAPGLRLAYAGRRRSASSATGSLKAHEHEQQQVLEAALARAEARDLRMANRSTGS
- a CDS encoding NADH-quinone oxidoreductase subunit D, translated to MDIPSAGDTSTEADGEVYYLNMGPQHPSMHGVLRLVLKLRGEEILEAEAVIGYAHRAHEKMAENRNYIMFLPNTSRVDYLSGMIYNFAYCQMMEKALEIQVPERAEYIRVITSELNRVSSHLLWLGTFLLDLGGITPFLYTFDDREEILSILDRVTGARLTYCYGRFGGVTQDVDQTFLDQTTAFVERLRKRMPEYWALVGDNVIFRRRSEGVGVIGKDLALRYALTGPCLRASGVRYDVRRDEPYGIYDRFDFEIPVREAGDNFARFEVRMEEMLQSCRIIEQAVKQIPAGPIMPEKPKKRFRPDAGEYYFAVESARGHFGMYLVSDGSDIPSRLKLRTPSFSNLSAAPEMLPGTMVADTIAILGSVDIVLPEIDR
- the nuoH gene encoding NADH-quinone oxidoreductase subunit NuoH, with product MPAPTPLTELVPNIWLALGLAVAAIMGYLTVNAMMLVWLERKVSARFQRRLGPTEVGFAGLLQSVVDIIKLLSKQIITPRLVDKPLFLAAPIVVFLPVMAGVSLFPISRNWVLHDFNVGLILVFTFGGLGLLGIFMAGWSSNNKYALLGAMRAVAQAIAYEIPLILAALSVVLMARSMSLVTITEAQRQLPFVVLQPVAFLIYLIAGVAETNRAPFDIPEAESELVAGFHTEYSGMGFALFMLSEYSNLIVVAMVATTLFLGGYLGPGQYLGAWGQGIPLLAAGPHWFFLKAYFVIFLVMWFRWTFPRLRFDQLMNFAWIVLIPLAIANLLVTAVVMKVVP
- the nuoK gene encoding NADH-quinone oxidoreductase subunit NuoK, encoding MNLQTFSLLALALFCIGLYGVLSRRNLIGILIGVELMLNAASLSFLGYSRFAVKNPATGQIAVLFIIGLAAAEAAVALSIVLTVYRSRKSINVDDLADLKG
- a CDS encoding NADH-quinone oxidoreductase subunit C, which codes for MTAPLAQALTESGLLLEQGAPAYAKHGLHATYTVSAEALPRVARLFADHGYFLEMLTCLDERAQTGKLRLIYTFNVFGPADRHRVAANVDPGEEAPSITSIYSAADWNEREVFDMFGVRFAGHPNLKRLLLPEDATFHALLKDFGRMDEGSEAPAKEKAHGHS
- a CDS encoding NADH-quinone oxidoreductase subunit A — its product is MQALGDFRLLGGLLVLGAAIGMLPLLLPRLISPRYHGKQTDETYECGVETIGTAWVRFSMAFYLFALIFVAFEVDILYLFPIALVYDRPEFGLRDLAEVAIFLGILSLAIVYAWRKGVFKWD
- the nuoB gene encoding NADH-quinone oxidoreductase subunit NuoB, which translates into the protein MGLKEQQADLLAQAAPYVRLHVLDDLLNAARANSLWPLTFGLACCAIEMMAAGAAKYDLDRFGCGVFRPSARQADVMIFAGTISKKMAPVIRALWDQMPAPKWAIAMGGCTIDGGPFKYPNQYAIVEGADKIIPVDVYIPGCPPRPEALIAGILKLQEKIKAGPRFAG